The following DNA comes from Candidatus Bathyarchaeota archaeon.
GTTGTTTTACCAGCACCATTTGGGCCTATTAAACCCAAAATTTCCGACTTACCAAGTTCAAAACTAAAATTTTTAACAGCGGTTACACATCCAAAGGATTTTGTTAAATTTTTGACCTCAAGTATCAATTATAATGACGCCCCATTACACAGTTTAAATTAGTTGCCGCTTGGAAAATAAAAAATGAGGGAGAGATTGGACTATCCCCCTGTGGGTATTGGCTCATGAACTGTTACGGACACATCCTTAAACATGTTGTAAACTATGACGTTTTCCCAGTCCCACTTTGTCCCTCTGACCCATTGCCCTATGAAGACGGGTACCGAATGCCAATGCTCCTTCATTGTAACGACACCTGGATAGTTTGCAAACAGAGGTTGTAAATCGGTTGGTATTGCCTTCTTGAACTTGATGTGGCCGAAAATTGTGTCTAAATCAGTTTCAGCTATGGCATCCCTCACTTTTTCTCTGTCAACAGTCCCCGCCCTAGTAAAAGCATCCACAGCTATTTCAAAGAGCGTGTGCAGAAAGCCTATACTCGCTTGATAAAATTCATTGTTTTCTTGTTCGTATAGGTCAGCCCACTCGCTTGCACTCTGCCCGGTTATGCTTGACTTGAATGGTAGTTCCCTGCTCCAGTGCCATTCACACATGATTCCTAGTGGCAGATCTCCGCCCAGCGTCTTAATTTGTGTGTAGGTGTTGAATCCTCTTGATGATATGAAATATTTTGGCTTGAATCCGAGCTCTTGGCTTTGTGTCCAGAAGGCGTTAAACTCTGTAGTTCCACTGTTACCTATGACTATTTCAACTCCTTCAGCTTTAAATTGCTGAATAACAGATCCGAAGTCCTTTGTGTTCACGTCATGGAATCCGGGATGCACTATCTTTGTGTAAGGCACTCTGTTTGCATCAATTCTGTCTCTAAAGATGTTGTAGAACTTTATTCCGTCAACA
Coding sequences within:
- a CDS encoding ABC transporter substrate-binding protein, translated to MNTRAITKLQAAIIVVIVVIAILGAVYYYLTTTTSTTQGPPAPDSIKIGWVAPLTGGAAAHAKPVPWVAQKMKEAINKEGGIYLAEYGKKIPVDIILKDCQSDSSISASVAADLITKDGVHLLIATFTPAFVLPAVTQAEKYGVPCLSSMCPILSWAEGGPYEWTFNVHYAENIMIESQVKLINSLISKTNGVIGTLYRNDVDGIKFYNIFRDRIDANRVPYTKIVHPGFHDVNTKDFGSVIQQFKAEGVEIVIGNSGTTEFNAFWTQSQELGFKPKYFISSRGFNTYTQIKTLGGDLPLGIMCEWHWSRELPFKSSITGQSASEWADLYEQENNEFYQASIGFLHTLFEIAVDAFTRAGTVDREKVRDAIAETDLDTIFGHIKFKKAIPTDLQPLFANYPGVVTMKEHWHSVPVFIGQWVRGTKWDWENVIVYNMFKDVSVTVHEPIPTGG